The following proteins are co-located in the Pseudomonas sp. DY-1 genome:
- the folM gene encoding dihydromonapterin reductase, which yields MSRPTAPILITGASQRIGLYCAERLLDDGQPVIISYRTERDGVRHLRQRGAVTLQADFASEVGILAFIDSLKACTNSLRAIIHNASDWLTEAPGHEAEAFQRMFSVHMLAPYLINLQCEELLRRSSPADIIHLSDDVARRGSEKRIAYCASKAGLDNLTLSFAARFAPHIKVNGIAPALVMFNADDDDAYRKKTLAKSALGIEPGPQVVYQGLRYLLDNSYVTGTTLTLNGGRHLK from the coding sequence ATGAGCCGCCCCACCGCCCCCATCCTGATCACCGGCGCCAGCCAGCGCATTGGCCTCTACTGCGCCGAGCGCCTGCTGGACGACGGCCAGCCGGTGATCATCAGCTACCGCACCGAACGTGACGGCGTCCGGCACCTGCGCCAACGCGGTGCCGTGACGCTGCAGGCGGACTTCGCCAGCGAAGTCGGGATCCTTGCCTTCATCGACTCGCTCAAAGCCTGCACCAACAGCCTGCGCGCCATCATCCACAACGCCTCGGACTGGCTCACGGAAGCGCCCGGCCATGAGGCCGAGGCCTTCCAGCGGATGTTCAGCGTGCACATGCTGGCGCCCTACCTGATCAACCTGCAGTGCGAGGAACTGCTGCGCCGCAGCAGCCCGGCCGACATCATCCACCTCAGTGACGACGTGGCGCGCCGTGGCAGCGAAAAGCGTATCGCCTACTGCGCCAGCAAGGCCGGGCTGGACAATCTGACACTGTCCTTCGCCGCGCGCTTTGCCCCGCACATCAAGGTCAACGGAATTGCTCCAGCACTGGTGATGTTCAATGCCGATGACGATGACGCTTACCGCAAGAAGACCCTGGCCAAGTCGGCGCTGGGCATCGAGCCCGGCCCGCAGGTCGTCTACCAGGGCCTGCGTTACCTCCTGGACAACTCCTACGTCACCGGAACGACCCTGACCCTGAACGGCGGCCGCCACCTCAAGTAG
- the folE gene encoding GTP cyclohydrolase I FolE → MSDELNRHYREILLGLGEDPDREGLRDTPKRAAKAMRYLCHGYEQSLDEIVNGALFASNNDEMVTVKDIELYSLCEHHLLPFIGKAHVAYIPTGKVLGLSKVARIVDMFARRLQIQENLTRQIAEAVQQVTGAAGVAVVIEAQHMCMMMRGVEKQNSVMSTSVMLGAFRESQNTRHEFLKLIGRSN, encoded by the coding sequence ATGAGCGATGAACTGAACCGGCACTATCGGGAAATCCTGCTTGGCCTGGGCGAAGACCCGGACCGTGAAGGCCTGCGCGATACGCCCAAGCGCGCGGCCAAGGCCATGCGCTACCTGTGTCACGGCTATGAACAGAGCCTGGACGAAATCGTCAACGGTGCCCTCTTCGCCTCGAACAACGACGAGATGGTGACGGTCAAGGACATCGAGCTTTATTCCCTCTGCGAACACCACCTGCTGCCCTTCATCGGCAAGGCCCATGTGGCGTACATTCCCACCGGCAAGGTGCTGGGGCTGTCGAAGGTCGCGCGCATCGTCGACATGTTCGCGCGCAGGCTGCAGATCCAGGAGAACCTCACCCGCCAGATCGCCGAAGCGGTGCAGCAGGTGACCGGTGCCGCCGGCGTCGCGGTGGTGATCGAAGCCCAGCACATGTGCATGATGATGCGCGGCGTGGAAAAGCAGAACTCGGTGATGAGCACCTCAGTGATGCTGGGCGCCTTCAGGGAGTCCCAGAATACCCGCCACGAATTCCTGAAACTGATCGGACGGAGCAACTAG
- the cysZ gene encoding sulfate transporter CysZ, which yields MPAPALSGPQYLGEGLKLVLSPGLRLFVLLPLTVNLLLFAALIGFAIGEFSGWVDAFMPSLPDWLSFLQYLIWPLFVLLVLVMVFFSFTMLANIIAAPFNGFLAEKVEVVVRGQDDFPAFSWAELMAMIPRTVGRELRKLAYFLPRAGALLILSFVPGVNLLAAPLWIVFGIWMMAVQYIDYPADNHKLGWNEMLAWLREKRWQSLGFGGITYLALMIPFVNILMMPAAVAGATLFWVREQGDLALQKQSGQLVR from the coding sequence ATGCCTGCACCCGCACTATCCGGGCCGCAATACCTGGGCGAAGGACTGAAGCTGGTCCTGAGCCCCGGACTGCGCCTGTTCGTCCTGCTGCCGCTGACCGTGAATCTGCTGCTGTTCGCTGCCTTGATCGGCTTCGCGATAGGGGAATTCAGCGGCTGGGTCGATGCCTTCATGCCCAGCCTTCCAGACTGGCTGAGCTTCCTCCAGTACCTGATCTGGCCCCTCTTCGTGCTTCTGGTGCTGGTCATGGTGTTCTTCAGCTTCACCATGCTGGCCAACATCATCGCCGCGCCGTTCAACGGCTTCCTCGCGGAAAAGGTGGAAGTGGTGGTTCGTGGCCAGGACGACTTCCCGGCCTTCAGTTGGGCCGAGCTGATGGCGATGATCCCGCGCACCGTGGGCCGCGAGCTGCGCAAGCTGGCCTACTTCCTCCCGCGTGCCGGAGCCCTGCTGATCCTGTCCTTCGTTCCGGGGGTGAACCTGCTGGCCGCCCCGCTGTGGATCGTTTTTGGTATCTGGATGATGGCGGTGCAGTACATCGACTACCCGGCGGACAACCACAAGCTGGGCTGGAACGAGATGCTCGCCTGGCTGCGCGAGAAGCGCTGGCAGAGCCTGGGTTTTGGCGGCATCACCTACCTGGCGCTGATGATTCCCTTCGTGAACATCCTGATGATGCCGGCTGCCGTGGCCGGCGCCACGCTGTTCTGGGTACGAGAGCAGGGCGACCTGGCCCTGCAGAAACAATCCGGCCAGTTGGTTCGCTGA
- the trxB gene encoding thioredoxin-disulfide reductase, with amino-acid sequence MSEVRHSRVIILGSGPAGYSAAVYAARANLKPLLITGMQAGGQLTTTTEVDNWPGDPHGLTGPALMQRMQEHAERFETEIVFDHINAVDLAGKPFTLVGDSGTYTCDALIIATGASARYLGLPSEQAFMGKGVSACATCDGFFYRNREVAVVGGGNTAVEEALYLANIASKVTLVHRRETFRAEKILQDKLKARIAEGKIELRLNAEVDEVLGDDMGVTGVRLKRNDGGTDELKVDGLFVAIGHTPNTSLFEGQLALKDGYLVVNGGRDGNATATSIPGVFAAGDVADHVYRQAITSAGAGCMAALDVERYLDAH; translated from the coding sequence ATGTCCGAAGTACGCCATTCGCGGGTCATCATCCTCGGGTCCGGTCCTGCCGGTTACTCCGCGGCTGTCTACGCCGCCCGTGCCAATCTCAAGCCGCTGCTGATCACCGGCATGCAGGCGGGCGGGCAACTGACCACCACCACAGAGGTCGACAACTGGCCTGGCGACCCCCATGGCCTGACCGGCCCGGCGCTGATGCAGCGCATGCAGGAACATGCCGAGCGTTTCGAGACCGAGATCGTCTTCGACCACATCAACGCTGTGGACCTGGCCGGCAAGCCCTTCACCCTGGTTGGGGATAGCGGCACGTACACCTGCGACGCGCTGATCATCGCCACCGGTGCCAGTGCCCGTTACCTGGGTCTGCCTTCGGAGCAAGCGTTCATGGGTAAGGGCGTGTCCGCCTGCGCCACCTGCGACGGTTTCTTCTACCGCAACCGCGAAGTGGCGGTGGTGGGCGGCGGGAACACAGCTGTGGAAGAGGCGCTGTACCTGGCCAACATCGCCAGCAAGGTGACCCTGGTGCATCGCCGCGAGACCTTCCGTGCCGAGAAGATTCTCCAGGACAAGCTGAAAGCGCGCATCGCCGAAGGCAAGATCGAGCTCAGGCTGAATGCCGAAGTGGACGAAGTGCTGGGCGACGACATGGGCGTCACCGGCGTGCGCCTCAAGCGCAACGATGGCGGCACTGACGAGCTGAAGGTAGACGGATTGTTCGTCGCCATCGGCCATACCCCGAACACCTCGCTGTTCGAAGGCCAATTGGCGCTCAAGGACGGCTATCTGGTGGTCAATGGCGGTCGTGACGGAAACGCCACCGCCACTAGTATCCCCGGTGTGTTCGCCGCTGGCGACGTGGCCGACCACGTCTATCGCCAGGCCATCACCTCGGCCGGCGCGGGCTGCATGGCCGCCCTGGACGTCGAGCGCTACCTCGACGCGCACTAA
- a CDS encoding glycosyltransferase family 1 protein produces the protein MALVDTGCMTTAPLYISLISETFLPEVNGVANTLGRLCDGLRAAGHRLQLVRPRQSCDQGRRSDDDLMLIRGWPLPGYPGLQWGQSCLHKLLRRWRQRKPDVLYIATEGPLGFSALRAARRLGIPVVSGFHTNFQQYTGHYGAGLLTRLLTNYLRWFHNATRLTLVPSVSQLQDLTRRGFERLQLLSRGVDGQLFNPARRCPELRAQWGVGEQEIAVIHVGRLAAEKNLGLLGETFQRLQQRYPQLRLKLVVVGDGPQRLALQRALPEAIFCGVQRGEELARHYASGDLFLFPSLSETFGNVVLEALASGLAVVAFDQAAAAQHIRHGHNGALALPDEPTSFIEAATWLLEDPECLRRVRLNARMHAGRQGWEAIVQQFEQYLAHARRPELEVPAGSSLPPQA, from the coding sequence ATGGCCCTTGTCGACACTGGTTGCATGACCACAGCGCCCCTGTACATCTCGCTGATCAGCGAAACCTTCCTGCCCGAAGTCAACGGCGTGGCCAATACCCTTGGCCGCCTCTGTGATGGCCTGCGCGCCGCCGGCCATCGGCTGCAGCTGGTGCGTCCGCGCCAGTCGTGCGACCAAGGCCGCCGGAGCGACGATGATCTGATGCTGATCCGCGGCTGGCCGCTGCCGGGCTACCCCGGCTTGCAATGGGGCCAGTCCTGCCTGCACAAGTTGTTGCGCCGCTGGCGCCAGCGCAAGCCGGACGTGCTCTATATCGCCACCGAGGGTCCGCTGGGTTTCTCCGCCCTGCGCGCCGCACGGCGCCTGGGGATTCCCGTGGTCAGTGGCTTCCACACCAACTTCCAGCAGTACACCGGTCATTACGGCGCGGGCCTGTTGACCCGCTTGCTGACCAACTACCTGCGCTGGTTCCACAACGCCACACGACTGACCCTGGTACCCAGCGTCAGCCAGTTGCAGGACCTCACCCGGCGCGGCTTCGAGCGCCTGCAGCTGCTTTCGCGAGGCGTAGACGGCCAGTTGTTCAACCCGGCCCGCCGCTGCCCCGAACTGCGCGCGCAGTGGGGTGTGGGTGAACAGGAAATCGCGGTGATTCACGTTGGGCGCCTGGCAGCGGAGAAGAATCTCGGCCTGCTCGGTGAAACGTTCCAGCGCCTGCAGCAACGTTATCCACAGCTGCGCCTCAAACTGGTGGTGGTGGGCGACGGTCCGCAACGCCTGGCACTGCAACGCGCCCTGCCGGAGGCCATCTTCTGTGGTGTGCAACGCGGCGAGGAGCTGGCCCGCCACTATGCATCCGGCGACCTGTTCCTGTTCCCGAGCCTGTCGGAAACCTTCGGCAATGTGGTGCTGGAAGCCCTGGCTTCCGGCCTGGCGGTGGTCGCATTCGACCAGGCGGCGGCCGCCCAACACATTCGCCATGGGCACAATGGCGCATTGGCGCTGCCGGACGAGCCGACCAGTTTCATCGAGGCCGCCACCTGGTTGCTGGAAGACCCGGAATGCCTGCGTCGCGTGCGCCTCAACGCACGCATGCACGCCGGCCGCCAAGGCTGGGAAGCCATCGTTCAGCAGTTCGAGCAGTACCTGGCACATGCCCGCCGCCCCGAGCTGGAAGTCCCGGCTGGTAGTAGCTTGCCCCCGCAGGCCTAG
- a CDS encoding TetR/AcrR family transcriptional regulator gives MTSIRLDKRDLILAKGSQVMTRRGYHGTGVQEIVQAAGIPKGSFYHYFASKEDFALQALEYLYLPRLDRYAQALGNSALSPRQRILGYYRELLVHFSSREKPEYHCFIGSLGFEMAELSPAIGEQVERILQGSVDILQACLEEAVAVGELSADEDCANLAAFIANAWQGVLTRLKVGGGTVPMNAFVDRLELLLRA, from the coding sequence ATGACCAGTATCCGACTCGACAAACGCGACCTCATTCTCGCCAAGGGCTCCCAGGTGATGACCCGCCGTGGCTACCACGGTACCGGCGTGCAGGAGATCGTCCAGGCCGCGGGCATTCCCAAGGGCTCCTTCTATCACTACTTCGCCAGCAAGGAAGACTTCGCCCTGCAGGCGCTGGAGTACCTCTACCTGCCGCGCCTGGATCGTTACGCACAGGCCCTGGGCAATTCGGCGCTGAGTCCGCGCCAGCGCATCCTCGGCTATTACCGCGAGCTGCTGGTGCACTTCTCCAGCCGCGAGAAACCGGAATACCACTGTTTCATCGGCAGTCTCGGCTTCGAGATGGCAGAACTCTCGCCCGCCATCGGCGAGCAGGTTGAACGCATCCTCCAGGGCTCGGTGGACATCCTCCAGGCCTGCCTGGAAGAGGCCGTGGCTGTGGGCGAGCTGTCCGCCGATGAGGACTGCGCCAACCTCGCGGCGTTCATCGCCAATGCCTGGCAGGGCGTGTTGACGCGCCTGAAGGTGGGCGGTGGCACCGTACCCATGAACGCATTCGTCGACCGTCTGGAGCTGCTGCTCCGGGCGTGA
- a CDS encoding putative glycolipid-binding domain-containing protein translates to MQQSLVWKPLTTPGVESLRLSTDETGIHASSHLIQNRNGQSIAAAYVLDSDPRWRFRHLWLKVENLGSRSLRLSRDIRGRWMLDGQHRRDLDQCQLVMLSGTPFTHTPALHRCDLGTGQSEQLHVAYIDLSSMRVEARRMRYHCLRQQPQQSLYRCEAEGRKAIELTVDRQSLLLEAQGLYQRMSARTLSLNTWV, encoded by the coding sequence ATGCAGCAATCCCTCGTATGGAAGCCCCTGACGACGCCCGGCGTGGAAAGCCTGCGCCTGTCCACGGATGAAACCGGTATCCATGCCAGCAGCCACCTGATCCAGAACCGCAATGGCCAAAGCATCGCCGCCGCCTATGTGCTGGACAGCGACCCGCGCTGGCGCTTTCGCCATCTCTGGCTGAAGGTGGAGAACCTGGGATCTCGCAGCCTGCGCCTGAGCCGTGACATCCGCGGCCGCTGGATGCTCGATGGCCAGCACCGCCGCGACCTCGACCAATGCCAGCTGGTGATGCTCTCCGGCACACCCTTCACCCACACGCCGGCGCTGCATCGCTGCGACCTGGGAACGGGCCAGAGCGAACAATTGCACGTTGCCTACATCGACCTGTCGAGCATGCGCGTGGAAGCCCGCCGCATGCGCTACCACTGCCTTCGCCAGCAACCCCAGCAAAGCCTGTATCGCTGCGAGGCGGAAGGCCGCAAGGCGATCGAATTGACCGTGGACCGGCAATCCCTGCTGCTGGAAGCCCAGGGCCTGTACCAGCGCATGAGCGCGCGGACCCTGTCGCTGAATACCTGGGTTTGA
- a CDS encoding glutathione peroxidase — protein MSAFHDLNLRALDGQDLPLAPYKGQVVLVVNVASKCGLTPQYAGLEKLYQQYRDKGFTVLGLPCNQFAGQEPGSEDEIREFCSLNYGVTFPLGSKIEVNGSARHPLYRLLAGEGAEFPGEITWNFEKFLVGKDGRVLARFSPRTAPDDPALIQAVEKALA, from the coding sequence ATGAGTGCCTTTCACGACCTCAATCTGCGTGCGCTCGACGGTCAGGATCTGCCGTTGGCGCCGTACAAGGGCCAGGTGGTGTTGGTGGTGAATGTCGCCTCCAAGTGCGGCCTGACGCCCCAATACGCCGGGCTGGAAAAGCTCTACCAGCAATACCGTGACAAGGGTTTCACCGTGCTGGGCCTGCCGTGCAACCAGTTTGCCGGGCAGGAGCCGGGCAGCGAGGACGAGATCCGCGAGTTCTGCAGCCTGAACTACGGTGTGACCTTTCCCCTGGGCAGCAAGATCGAGGTCAACGGATCGGCCCGTCACCCGCTGTATCGCCTACTGGCGGGCGAGGGCGCCGAATTCCCCGGCGAGATCACCTGGAACTTCGAGAAGTTCCTTGTCGGCAAGGACGGCCGCGTGCTGGCGCGCTTCTCTCCGCGCACCGCGCCGGACGATCCCGCGCTGATCCAGGCTGTCGAAAAGGCCCTGGCCTGA
- a CDS encoding HopJ type III effector protein, with translation MTNLNDFRARLHSDQHVFADTLAFIADGYDYQQSAFTNGAVENASGQNEGSCKTLGLALLEGFSLEETLLAFGEHYRAVLATPEGTDHGNIRALMNTGLAGVRFERQSLQRKA, from the coding sequence ATGACCAATTTGAACGACTTCCGCGCCCGCCTGCATAGCGACCAGCACGTCTTCGCCGACACCCTGGCGTTCATCGCCGATGGTTACGACTACCAGCAGAGCGCCTTCACCAACGGCGCGGTGGAAAACGCCTCCGGCCAGAACGAAGGCTCCTGCAAGACCCTTGGCCTTGCGCTGCTGGAAGGTTTCAGCCTGGAAGAAACCCTGCTGGCTTTCGGCGAGCACTACCGCGCAGTGCTGGCCACCCCGGAAGGCACTGACCACGGCAATATCCGCGCTTTGATGAATACCGGCCTGGCGGGTGTGCGCTTCGAGCGCCAGTCGCTGCAACGCAAGGCCTGA
- a CDS encoding DUF1244 domain-containing protein yields MTEQERLELEAAAFRSLVQHLRSRPDVQNIDLMNLAGFCRNCLSKWYKAAADDLGLEVTPDQAREEIYGMPYADWKAKYQKEASAEQQTAFNKANKE; encoded by the coding sequence ATGACCGAGCAAGAACGCCTTGAACTTGAGGCCGCCGCCTTCCGCAGTCTGGTGCAACACCTGCGTAGCCGCCCCGATGTACAGAACATCGACCTGATGAACCTCGCCGGCTTCTGTCGCAACTGCCTGTCGAAGTGGTACAAGGCCGCCGCCGACGATCTGGGCCTGGAGGTCACTCCGGACCAGGCACGCGAAGAGATCTACGGCATGCCCTACGCCGACTGGAAAGCCAAGTACCAGAAAGAAGCCAGCGCCGAGCAGCAAACGGCCTTCAACAAAGCGAACAAAGAATGA
- the folX gene encoding dihydroneopterin triphosphate 2'-epimerase: protein MPRLEPGMARIRVKDLRLRTFIGIKEEEILNKQDVLINLTILYPAAEAVRDNDIDHALNYRTITKAIIRHVEENRFALLERLTQEILDLVMANPSVRYAEVEVDKPHALRFAESVSITLSSHR from the coding sequence ATGCCGAGACTGGAGCCCGGAATGGCGCGAATTCGCGTCAAGGACCTGCGCCTGCGCACCTTCATCGGAATCAAGGAGGAGGAAATCCTCAACAAGCAGGATGTGCTGATCAATCTCACCATCCTCTACCCGGCTGCCGAGGCAGTGCGCGACAACGACATCGACCACGCGCTGAACTACCGCACCATTACCAAGGCGATCATCCGCCACGTCGAGGAAAACCGCTTCGCCTTGCTGGAGCGCCTGACCCAGGAAATCCTCGACCTGGTGATGGCCAACCCGAGCGTGCGCTATGCCGAGGTGGAGGTGGATAAGCCCCATGCGTTGCGCTTCGCCGAGTCGGTATCGATCACCCTGTCCAGCCATAGATGA
- a CDS encoding DegV family protein, whose translation MRIGLVVDATCDLPQDFLVTHHIPVLPIRIRLGEHSLVDRRVPQATQAFYGELLPKVGPADRSEPLQVVEMQEWFLEELVTRFDHVICLTIASQRSPIFEHATQASFGLLQRYRDRRSAAGVAGHFAMRVMDGGNIFAGTAVLAAEAARLIGDGAHPNAVRARLEQLAGQVCTFLVPDDLGHLRQRGFQKGERSGLLDRLRGAALGLGSLLDVKPVISVQQGEDKPVSLSPNFDKAAEKLLAHACLRVMAGELLAPQLCISYAGELSLVRDLPGFAELETACVERGVALHLAMLSPTGAINLGRGALSLAYAAPPAAFS comes from the coding sequence ATGCGCATTGGCCTGGTAGTGGATGCCACCTGCGACCTGCCCCAGGACTTCCTCGTCACGCACCATATCCCGGTGCTGCCCATCCGCATCCGGCTGGGGGAGCATTCCCTGGTGGATCGCCGCGTACCCCAGGCGACCCAAGCCTTCTACGGCGAATTGCTGCCCAAGGTCGGCCCGGCCGATCGCAGCGAGCCGCTGCAGGTGGTGGAAATGCAGGAGTGGTTCCTGGAAGAGCTTGTCACCCGCTTCGACCATGTGATCTGCCTGACGATTGCCTCCCAGCGCAGCCCGATCTTCGAGCACGCAACCCAGGCCTCCTTCGGTCTGCTCCAGCGCTATCGCGACCGTCGTTCGGCAGCTGGGGTGGCCGGGCATTTCGCGATGCGCGTGATGGATGGCGGCAACATCTTCGCCGGCACCGCAGTGCTGGCTGCCGAGGCAGCGAGGCTGATCGGTGATGGTGCCCACCCCAACGCCGTGCGTGCGCGGCTGGAACAGTTGGCAGGGCAGGTCTGTACCTTTCTCGTGCCGGACGATCTCGGCCATCTGCGCCAGCGAGGATTCCAGAAGGGCGAGCGCAGCGGGCTGCTCGACCGCCTGCGTGGCGCTGCACTGGGGCTGGGCTCGTTGCTGGATGTGAAACCGGTGATCAGCGTGCAGCAGGGTGAGGACAAACCCGTGTCGCTGTCCCCCAACTTCGACAAGGCGGCGGAGAAGCTTCTGGCCCATGCGTGCTTGCGGGTAATGGCAGGTGAGCTGCTAGCGCCCCAGCTGTGCATCAGTTATGCCGGGGAGCTGTCGCTGGTACGAGATCTGCCAGGCTTCGCCGAACTGGAAACGGCCTGTGTCGAGCGCGGGGTTGCATTGCACCTGGCGATGCTGAGCCCCACCGGGGCGATCAATCTGGGGCGTGGCGCTCTGAGTCTGGCCTACGCCGCGCCACCGGCGGCGTTTTCCTAG
- a CDS encoding antibiotic biosynthesis monooxygenase — protein MSADPVTLMVARRVARERYHDFMAWLREGEQLAADFPGYLGSGVLAPPPDDDEFQMIFRFTDEPTMTAWEHSASRRAWLERGTGLFEQPQEHRALGLDAWFGKAEQRPPRWKQSVAIWLAFFPVSLAFNLLFEGALGDLPLALRILISTLALTPLMTYWFIPLSTRLLAPWLQGGRESMARGAAAVQPR, from the coding sequence ATGTCTGCCGATCCCGTCACCCTGATGGTGGCCCGCCGCGTCGCCCGCGAGCGCTACCACGACTTCATGGCCTGGCTGCGCGAAGGCGAGCAACTGGCCGCCGACTTTCCCGGCTATCTCGGTTCGGGCGTACTGGCGCCGCCGCCGGATGACGACGAATTCCAGATGATCTTCCGCTTCACCGACGAGCCGACCATGACCGCCTGGGAGCACTCCGCTTCGCGTCGCGCCTGGCTGGAACGCGGCACCGGCTTGTTCGAGCAACCCCAAGAACATCGCGCCCTGGGCCTGGATGCCTGGTTCGGCAAGGCCGAACAGCGCCCGCCCCGCTGGAAGCAGAGCGTGGCCATCTGGCTGGCCTTCTTCCCGGTATCCCTGGCCTTCAACCTGCTGTTCGAAGGCGCGCTGGGTGACCTGCCGCTGGCCCTGCGGATCCTGATCAGCACCCTGGCGCTGACGCCACTCATGACTTATTGGTTCATCCCGCTCTCCACCCGCCTGCTGGCCCCGTGGCTGCAAGGCGGTCGGGAATCCATGGCACGCGGTGCGGCGGCGGTGCAACCACGCTGA
- a CDS encoding peptidylprolyl isomerase, translated as MLIAANKAVSIDYTLTNDAGEVIDSSAGGAPLVYLHGAGNIIAGLERALEGKQIGDELNVAVEPEDAYGEYSAELVATLDRAMFEGVDQLEVGMQFHASGPDGSMQIVTIRDIDGDDVTVDGNHPLAGQRLNFKVKVVTVRDASDEEIAHGHIHGEGGHHH; from the coding sequence ATGCTGATCGCCGCCAACAAGGCCGTGTCCATCGACTATACCCTTACCAACGACGCCGGTGAGGTGATCGACAGTTCCGCTGGCGGCGCTCCGCTGGTGTACCTGCACGGCGCCGGCAACATCATCGCTGGCCTGGAACGTGCACTCGAAGGCAAGCAGATTGGTGACGAGCTGAATGTTGCCGTCGAGCCCGAAGATGCCTACGGCGAGTACAGCGCCGAGCTGGTCGCTACCCTGGACCGCGCCATGTTCGAAGGCGTCGACCAGCTGGAAGTCGGCATGCAGTTCCACGCCTCCGGCCCGGACGGCAGCATGCAGATCGTTACCATCCGCGACATCGACGGCGACGACGTAACCGTTGACGGCAACCACCCGCTGGCCGGCCAGCGCCTGAACTTCAAGGTCAAGGTAGTCACCGTGCGTGACGCCAGCGACGAAGAGATCGCCCACGGTCACATCCACGGCGAAGGCGGTCACCACCACTGA
- a CDS encoding NADH:flavin oxidoreductase, whose translation MTAPVQALFEPFRLGGLELPTRVVMAPMTRSFSPGGVPNAKVVEYYRRRAAAGVGLIITEGTTIGHKASNGYPHVPRFFGNDALAAWKEVVDAVHAEGGRIVPQLWHVGNVRRLGTEPDASVPGYGPTEKVKDGQVVVHGMTRDDIQEVVAAYAQAARDAKAIGMDGVEIHGAHGYLIDQFFWEGTNQRTDEYGGSLANRSRFAIEVIQAIRAAVGPDYPIIFRYSQWKQQDYTARLVQTSDALGEFLKPLSDAGVDIFHCSTRRFWEPEFEGSDLNLAGWTRQLTGKPTITVGSVGLDGEFLQFMVKTDKVAQPANIEGLLERLNKDEFDLVAVGRALLVDPDWAVKVREGRMQDILPFSRDALASLV comes from the coding sequence ATGACCGCTCCCGTACAAGCCCTCTTCGAACCCTTCCGCCTCGGCGGCCTGGAACTGCCTACCCGCGTGGTGATGGCGCCCATGACTCGCTCTTTCTCGCCGGGCGGCGTGCCTAACGCCAAGGTGGTGGAGTACTACCGCCGCCGCGCCGCGGCCGGTGTCGGCCTGATCATCACCGAGGGCACCACCATCGGTCACAAGGCCTCCAACGGTTATCCCCATGTGCCGCGCTTCTTCGGTAACGACGCCCTGGCCGCCTGGAAGGAAGTGGTTGATGCCGTGCACGCCGAAGGCGGCCGCATCGTCCCGCAGCTCTGGCATGTGGGCAACGTACGTCGCCTGGGCACCGAACCGGACGCAAGCGTTCCCGGCTACGGCCCGACGGAAAAGGTGAAGGACGGCCAGGTGGTGGTTCATGGCATGACCAGGGACGACATCCAGGAAGTGGTTGCCGCTTACGCCCAGGCCGCGCGTGATGCCAAGGCCATCGGCATGGACGGCGTGGAAATCCATGGCGCCCACGGTTACCTGATCGACCAGTTCTTCTGGGAGGGCACCAACCAGCGCACTGACGAGTACGGCGGCAGCCTGGCCAACCGCTCGCGCTTCGCCATCGAAGTGATCCAGGCCATCCGCGCCGCCGTTGGCCCGGACTATCCAATCATCTTCCGCTACTCCCAATGGAAGCAGCAGGACTACACCGCGCGCCTGGTGCAGACCTCCGACGCCCTGGGTGAATTCCTCAAGCCGCTGTCCGATGCCGGTGTGGATATCTTCCACTGCTCGACCCGCCGCTTCTGGGAGCCGGAGTTCGAAGGCTCCGATCTCAACCTCGCCGGCTGGACCCGCCAGCTCACTGGCAAGCCCACCATCACCGTCGGCAGTGTCGGCCTGGATGGCGAGTTCCTGCAGTTCATGGTCAAGACCGACAAGGTCGCCCAGCCCGCCAATATCGAAGGCCTGCTGGAGCGCCTGAACAAGGACGAGTTCGACCTGGTTGCCGTGGGCCGTGCCCTGCTGGTGGACCCGGACTGGGCGGTGAAGGTGCGCGAAGGCCGCATGCAGGACATCCTGCCGTTCAGCCGAGACGCACTGGCCAGCCTGGTGTAA